The DNA region GGCACCGCGTACACGTACACTGTCCGCTACACGAACGGCTGCGCCTCGAGCGCCGCGACGACCGGGGCCGGCGCGACCGACCTCGCGACGCCGCCCTCCCAGGTCGGCGACGGCCTCGCCGGGACGACCCCGGTGACGATCGCCTACGACGGCGTGCACGTGATCCTCGGGTGGCAGGCGAACGCCTGCGCGCTGCGGTACAACATCTACCAGGGATCTCTCACCAGGCCGTTCACGAACCACGCGATCTTCTCGGCGACGGGATTGAACGGCGCCGACTCGTGCTTCGAGCCGTCGAACGGCGCGACCTTCAACGCGCCGGCCGGGAGCGCGTACTACCTCGTCGCCGCCGACAACGGCGCGCTCGAGAGCGACCTCGGCCAGAAGCAGCCCCCCGCGACGCGCAGCTTCGCCGCGGCACCGTGCAGCCCGCACTGACCGCTTGCTTTTCCGCGCGCCGGCGCGTGAGAATCGGGGCACCTTCATGCCCAGCTACGCTCTCATCGCCGACTTCGACCCCGGGCGCGCGGCCCGCTACGCGGGCATCGTGCGGGCGCGCGGCCTCGATCCCGTCCTCGCCCGTGACGGCCTCGAGGCGATAGACGCCCTGAAGACACGCGGCGTCCCCGCGATCATCGTCACCGATCTCTCCCTCCCCGGCGCCGACGGCTTCGCGGTCCTGCGCGAGGCGAAGAAGCTCTCGCCCCGGAATCAGCCCCCCGCCGTCGTCGTCTCCGCCTTCCGCGAGCTGCGCACCGCCGCCGAGACGCTCAAGTCCCATCTCGCGATCCAGGCGATCCTCCCCCATTCGCTCAGCGACGACCTGGTGGGCGCGACGCTCGGGGCGGTTCTCTCCGGCCAGACGACGGCGGAGATACCGGCCGAGGAGATCCAGAAGGCGATGGCCGCCATCGAGTCGACGCGGCTCGCCCACCTCGACTCGATGCAGATCGTGGACGATCTCCCCCCCGACGAGGCGCTCCAGGGGCTCGCGCGCAAGACGGCCGAGGCCTTCCACGTGCCGGTCGCGCTCGTCTCGCTGATCCTCGACGACCGCCAGTGGTTCAAGGCCTACTTCGGCCTCGAGGGGGAGGCCCTCGCCGCGCGGGGCACGCCGAAGGAGTGGGCCTTCTGCCGCCACGTCGTCCAGGGGAAGGAGCCCCTCGTCGTCCCCGACGCGGCCTCGCACCCGTACTTCTCGTCGAACCCCCTCGTGAAGGCGGGCGTCATCGGGAGCTACGCCGGCGCACCGCTCGTCACGCCGGGCGGGGACGTCCTCGGCACGCTCTGCATCGTCGACTCGAAGCCTCTCGCGATCAGCGCGTCGGAGGTGGAGGTCCTCGCCCTCCTCGCGCGCCGCGTCGCCGGCGAGCTCGAGATGCGATCGAAGGCGTGGCGGCGCACGATCTCCCACACCCCCGACGACGTGAAGACGGTCCTCGGCTACATCGACAGCGCGGTCCTCCTCGTCGGTGCGGGAGGGGCGGTCCTCTACGCGAGCCCGGCCTTCGACGATCTCTTCGAGCGGCCGCTCGCGCTCGAGCCCGGCGCCACCCGCGACGCCTTCATGAGCAGGCTCGCCCCCTTCTTCGACGTCCCCGACGACTTCCTGCGGCGCGTGCGCGTCGATCCCGCCGGCCCCTACTCGGGGCGCGAGACCTTCGAGATGCGCTCCCCCCGCGCCAAGCGGCTGCGGTGGACCGCCCGCCCGATCCCCCGGGACACGGGCTTCGCCCAGCTCGAGACCTTCACCGAGATTGACGCCGCGAGCTGAGCCTTGCCACGCCCGGGCGCGGGTCCTACTGGGCGCGGCCCATGCCCGAGCCCCCACTCTTCCCCCTGAGGGTCCTGATTCTCGCCGACGACCCTCTCGCGCGCGAGGCCCTCGCCGCCCGGCTCCACGGCGAGCGGGGGGTGACGATCGCCACCCACACTCCGGACGTCGTTCTCTGGGATCTCGGATCGGACGCCGTCAGCGCGACGCCGCTCTCCCCCGACGCGGCGCCGGATCTCCCGATCCTCGGCTCCGTCGCGGGCGACGCCGGCGCCCTCGAGGCGCTGGCATCCGGCGCCCGCGGCGTGATCCTCAGGGACGCGCCGGCCCCGCGTCTCGCCGCGGCCCTTCGCTCGATCGCGCGCGGCCTGGTCGTCATCGACGAGCCCCTCGCCGCCGCGCTGTTGCGCCCCGTGGGGACGCCGCACGCCGAGGGGAGCCGCCTCACGCGCCGCGAGATCGAGGTCCTTCAGCTCCTCGCGCTCGGCCTGCCGAGCCGCGAGATCGGCGAGCGCCTCTTCATCAGCGAGCGGACGGCGAAGTTCCACGTGAGCGCGATCCTCGGCAAGCTCGGCGCGCGCACCCGCACCGAGGCGGTGGTGAGGGCCGCCCGCCTCGGCCTCGTCTCGATCTGACGATGGGCCGCGTCGGGAGCTCCGCGTCGGGAGCTGTCCGTAGGGACAGGCCCGAATCACGCCCTTCGGCCGTTGTGGGGGGCCCGGGCCGGCGCGTAGATTCGGGGCCGAAAGGAGATCACCCCATGCCCGCGTCCCACCAGGAGCTTTCCGATTCCATCGCCGCCGTCGTCGACTCGTGCGGCACCGCCATCGTCCGCGTCGAAGGGCGCGGCGGCGCCCCCCTCTCCGGAACCGTCTGGGCCCAAGGCGTCCTCGTCACCGCCGATCACGCGATCGATCACGAAGGCTCGATCACGCTCGGCCTCGCGGACGGGACGACGGCCCCCGCCGAGCTCATCGGCCGCGACCCGGCGATCGATCTCGCCCTTCTCAGATCGAGCGCGCCGTCGCTCCAGCCCGGCAGCTGGGCCGAGACCGACGGCCTCAGGGTCGGGCATCTCGCGGTGGCCCTCGCGCGTCCGGGGCGCACGGTCCGCGCGAGCCTCGGGATCCTCGGCGCGATCGGCGACGCGTGGACGACGTACGCCGGGGGGCGCGTCGATCGCTACGTGCAGGCCGACGGCGCGGGGCGTCACGGCTTCTCGGGAGGTCCGCTCGTCGATCTCTCGGGGCGCTTCCTCGGCATGAACACCGCGGCCCTCGTCCGAGGCGCCTCCGTCACGCTGCCGGCATCCACGTTGAGGCGGGCCGTCGCGGAGATCCTCGCGACGGGTCGGCCGGAGCGCGGGTTCCTCGGCGTCACGTGCCAGACGGTCCGCCTCCCCGATGCCGTCGCCTCCTCCCTGCAGCAGCCGTCCGGGCTCCTGGTCTTCGGCGTGCAGCCCGAGAGCCCTGCCGCCGAGGCGGGACTCCTCCTCGGCGACGTCCTCGTCGGCCTCGACGGCGCGCGCGTCGCGCGCATGGGAGACCTCCTCGGCCTCCTCGGCGCGCGCCGCGCGGGGACGAAGGCCTCGGTGAGAATCCTGAGGGCCGGGCGCCTCGAGGAGACGTCGGTCGCCCTCGGCGCGCGCGGCTGCTGACGCGGCCATGAGCCTCCTGCGGCGGTTCGCGGACGAGCTCCGGGAGCTGATCGCCCGGGCCGTCCCCGCGGTCGTCGGCGTCGAGCACCGGCGCGCGCAGGGGACGGGCTTCCTGATCGCGCCCGACGGCTACGTCGTGACGAACGCCCACGTCGTCGCCGGCGCGGCCGATCTCCGCGTCACGCTGCGCGCGGGGGGCGACGCGCGCGCCGAGCTGGCCGGCGCCGACCCGCCCACCGACCTCGCCGTGCTCAGGATTGCCGGCGGCGGCCTCCCCTCCCTCCCCCTCGCCGACGATCGGAAGCCCCGCGTCGGCGAGATCGTCGTCGCCGTCGGCAACCCCCTTCATTTCGATCGCTCGGTCAGCCTCGGCGTCGTGAGCGCCCTCGACCGGACGCTGCCCACGGGGCGGGGCGCCCCCTTCGAAGGTCTCATCCAGACCGACGCCGCCATCAACCCCGGGAACTCCGGCGGGCCCCTCCTCGACGCCGACGGGACCGCGATCGGGATCAACACGGCCATCGTCCCCTACGCGCAGGGGATCGGCTTCGCGATCCCCGCGCGCACCGCGACGTGGGTGGCGTCGGTTCTCATCCGCAAGGGGCGGGTCGAGCGCCCGTACCTCGGCATCGCCGCGCGCGGCGAGGACCTCGAGGGCTACTTCGCGCGCGCGACCGGCTCGTCCCGGGCGATCCGCATCGTCGAGGTCGCCTCGGGGGCCCCCGCCGACGCGGCCGGGCTGAGGCGCGGCGACCGCATCGTCGCGGCGAGCGGCGAAAAGGTCGAGAGCGTGGACGATCTCCAGCGCCGCCTCGTCCTCGGCGACGCCGGCGACCTGAGCCTCCGCGTGATCCGCGCGGGAGGGGCGCTCTCGGACTTCGTGGTGAGGCCGGCGGCTCCCCCTTGACACGCTCCTATTCTGTCCGTATATTCTGTTACGACAGAAAAAGGAGAATCCCTTGGCCCGACTGGCGCCCGTTCCGCAGAAGTTCGTACTCCACTGGGGCGAGATGGGGACCCGCTGGGGGGTCAACCGGACCGTCGCCCAAATCCACGCCCTCCTGTACCTTTCGCCCCGCCCCCTCCCCGCCGACGAGATCGCCGAGACCCTCGGCGTCGCCCGCTCCAACGTCAGCACCAGCCTTCGCGAGCTGCAGGGTTGGGGGATCGTCCGCGTGGTGCACGTGATGGGGGATCGGCGCGATCACTTCGACTCGATGAAGGACGTCTGGGAGATGTTCCAGGTGATCCTCGAGCAGCGCAAGCGCCGGGAGATCGACCCGACGCTCGACCTTCTGAGGGCCTGCGTCGAGGAGGCCGGCGCCGGCGGCCATGTCGACGCGCACACGAAGGAGCGCCTCGTCCGGATGAAGGAGTTCTTCGAGACCATGACCGGCTGCTACCAGGAGTTCCGCTCCATCCCCGCGGGAGCCCTGAAGGGGTTCATCGGGCTGAAGGGAAAGGTCCGGAAGCTCCTCGGGAAGTGAATACCGGAGGCGCCGGCGCGCCTCCTTTTTTGTGCGAGGTTGTTTCTGTGAATACTGAAATGTCAGACATAATAGGCTTCGACGCGGACTGCGGCGTTTGCTCCTGTCTCGCGGCCCGGCTGCGACTCCGCCTGGAGTCGCGGGGGTTCCGCCTCGTCCCGCTCCAGGGCGCGGAATCGGGCCGAATCCTGGGGCTGCCCGACGGTGAACTCCTGAAGGAGATGCGCGTGCTCACGTCCGGCGGGACGCGGCTCGGCGGCGCCGACGCGCTGCTCTACGTTGCGGCGCGCACGCGAGGGTTGTCGATCGTCGCCCGTTGCCTCGCCCTCCCCGGCGTCCGCCCGCTCTTCGCGGCCGCCTATCGCTGGTTCGCCGCGCACCGGCACGCCCTCGGCGGCTCGTGCGCCCGGAAGGAGGTCTCGTGATGACCACCATGATCCCGCTCCTGTGGACCGCGGGGGCGATTCACCTCGCGATCGCTCTCGCGAACGCCCCTCTCGCGCGAATCCTGGAAGTGCGGACGCACATGGCCGGCGTCCCGCCGATCCTCCGGCAGGTCTTCACGGTCCACTGGCTCTACATCGTGGGGATGCTCGTCGGATTCACGGCGCTCTGCTTCGCGTTCGCGCCCGAACTGGCCGGCGCCAGCCCGCTCGGCCGCGCG from Acidobacteriota bacterium includes:
- a CDS encoding GAF domain-containing protein — protein: MPSYALIADFDPGRAARYAGIVRARGLDPVLARDGLEAIDALKTRGVPAIIVTDLSLPGADGFAVLREAKKLSPRNQPPAVVVSAFRELRTAAETLKSHLAIQAILPHSLSDDLVGATLGAVLSGQTTAEIPAEEIQKAMAAIESTRLAHLDSMQIVDDLPPDEALQGLARKTAEAFHVPVALVSLILDDRQWFKAYFGLEGEALAARGTPKEWAFCRHVVQGKEPLVVPDAASHPYFSSNPLVKAGVIGSYAGAPLVTPGGDVLGTLCIVDSKPLAISASEVEVLALLARRVAGELEMRSKAWRRTISHTPDDVKTVLGYIDSAVLLVGAGGAVLYASPAFDDLFERPLALEPGATRDAFMSRLAPFFDVPDDFLRRVRVDPAGPYSGRETFEMRSPRAKRLRWTARPIPRDTGFAQLETFTEIDAAS
- a CDS encoding response regulator transcription factor; translation: MPEPPLFPLRVLILADDPLAREALAARLHGERGVTIATHTPDVVLWDLGSDAVSATPLSPDAAPDLPILGSVAGDAGALEALASGARGVILRDAPAPRLAAALRSIARGLVVIDEPLAAALLRPVGTPHAEGSRLTRREIEVLQLLALGLPSREIGERLFISERTAKFHVSAILGKLGARTRTEAVVRAARLGLVSI
- a CDS encoding trypsin-like peptidase domain-containing protein: MPASHQELSDSIAAVVDSCGTAIVRVEGRGGAPLSGTVWAQGVLVTADHAIDHEGSITLGLADGTTAPAELIGRDPAIDLALLRSSAPSLQPGSWAETDGLRVGHLAVALARPGRTVRASLGILGAIGDAWTTYAGGRVDRYVQADGAGRHGFSGGPLVDLSGRFLGMNTAALVRGASVTLPASTLRRAVAEILATGRPERGFLGVTCQTVRLPDAVASSLQQPSGLLVFGVQPESPAAEAGLLLGDVLVGLDGARVARMGDLLGLLGARRAGTKASVRILRAGRLEETSVALGARGC
- a CDS encoding trypsin-like peptidase domain-containing protein, coding for MSLLRRFADELRELIARAVPAVVGVEHRRAQGTGFLIAPDGYVVTNAHVVAGAADLRVTLRAGGDARAELAGADPPTDLAVLRIAGGGLPSLPLADDRKPRVGEIVVAVGNPLHFDRSVSLGVVSALDRTLPTGRGAPFEGLIQTDAAINPGNSGGPLLDADGTAIGINTAIVPYAQGIGFAIPARTATWVASVLIRKGRVERPYLGIAARGEDLEGYFARATGSSRAIRIVEVASGAPADAAGLRRGDRIVAASGEKVESVDDLQRRLVLGDAGDLSLRVIRAGGALSDFVVRPAAPP
- a CDS encoding MarR family transcriptional regulator; the encoded protein is MGTRWGVNRTVAQIHALLYLSPRPLPADEIAETLGVARSNVSTSLRELQGWGIVRVVHVMGDRRDHFDSMKDVWEMFQVILEQRKRREIDPTLDLLRACVEEAGAGGHVDAHTKERLVRMKEFFETMTGCYQEFRSIPAGALKGFIGLKGKVRKLLGK
- a CDS encoding DUF393 domain-containing protein; protein product: MSDIIGFDADCGVCSCLAARLRLRLESRGFRLVPLQGAESGRILGLPDGELLKEMRVLTSGGTRLGGADALLYVAARTRGLSIVARCLALPGVRPLFAAAYRWFAAHRHALGGSCARKEVS